A stretch of the Streptosporangium sp. NBC_01755 genome encodes the following:
- a CDS encoding glycosyltransferase family 39 protein has protein sequence MAIIALEPSARPRWEYHPLAWKPLALLVAAVVVPVVLLIDGYGYNIDELYFIAAGRQPAWGYADQPPLVPLLAALTDALFPGSLLALRLLDLLVVAAGVVVTAQIAREMGGRGRAQVMAAAAYAIAFLGQAGRLDTETFDVVLWMTAGLLVVRWVRLRGEGRTGRSADLPLLWAGVVTAVALQVKFLIPVFWVALAVSVLAVGPRDLLRRPALWAGAAIAVVATVPGLVWQTVHGWPQLQVAAALTGENEMLWGGRPMFLPLLLVVTGIPVGTVLFCYGLWALLRAPDLRDHRFLGWTVLGVIAVLLAAGGRFTYVGGVFPLVFAAATVRMERHRPARWWRWTVSRPVFVLAALLPLVQLPITPVAELRQPTTPQERSDMLEAFLQLGWPEFANSVTRAYQALPPATRDRTTVLTRYFWQAGALEVLGTRQGLPHPYSGHRGYGYLATPPEEPGPVLYVGRMDDELRSMFSGVRQVGTVEGRIGLGIGTPIWFCEGRTAAWSRIWPLLKREDAARRARPGS, from the coding sequence TTGGCCATCATCGCGCTTGAGCCGTCGGCCCGGCCCCGCTGGGAGTACCACCCGCTCGCCTGGAAACCGCTGGCGCTGCTCGTCGCGGCCGTCGTCGTGCCGGTGGTGCTGCTCATCGACGGCTACGGCTACAACATCGACGAGCTCTACTTCATCGCGGCCGGCCGGCAGCCGGCCTGGGGATACGCCGACCAGCCGCCGCTCGTGCCGCTACTGGCCGCGCTGACCGACGCCCTGTTCCCCGGTTCGCTGCTCGCGCTCCGGCTGCTGGACCTGCTCGTGGTCGCGGCCGGTGTCGTGGTCACCGCGCAGATCGCACGGGAGATGGGCGGCCGGGGGCGGGCGCAGGTCATGGCGGCCGCCGCCTACGCGATCGCGTTCCTCGGCCAGGCGGGCAGGCTCGACACCGAGACGTTCGACGTCGTGCTGTGGATGACGGCCGGCCTGCTGGTGGTCCGCTGGGTCCGGTTACGCGGCGAGGGACGCACCGGCCGGAGCGCCGACCTGCCGCTGCTGTGGGCCGGCGTCGTCACGGCCGTGGCGTTGCAGGTCAAGTTCCTCATCCCGGTCTTCTGGGTGGCTCTGGCGGTGAGCGTGCTCGCGGTCGGCCCGCGCGACCTGCTGCGGCGACCGGCGCTGTGGGCGGGGGCCGCGATCGCGGTGGTCGCCACGGTGCCCGGGTTGGTCTGGCAGACCGTTCACGGATGGCCGCAGCTCCAGGTGGCCGCCGCGCTGACCGGAGAGAACGAGATGCTCTGGGGCGGCCGGCCGATGTTCCTGCCGCTGCTGCTGGTGGTCACCGGCATCCCGGTCGGGACGGTGCTGTTCTGTTACGGCCTGTGGGCGCTGTTGCGCGCCCCCGACCTGCGCGACCACCGCTTTCTCGGCTGGACCGTGCTCGGCGTGATCGCCGTCCTGCTCGCGGCCGGCGGCCGCTTCACCTACGTCGGCGGGGTGTTCCCCCTCGTCTTCGCGGCGGCGACTGTACGGATGGAGCGGCACCGGCCGGCCCGCTGGTGGCGCTGGACCGTCAGCCGGCCGGTCTTCGTGCTGGCGGCGCTGCTGCCGCTGGTGCAGCTGCCGATCACCCCGGTCGCGGAGCTCAGGCAGCCGACCACCCCGCAGGAACGGTCGGACATGCTGGAGGCCTTCCTCCAGCTCGGCTGGCCGGAGTTCGCGAACTCGGTGACCCGGGCCTATCAGGCGCTGCCACCGGCCACCCGGGACCGGACCACGGTCCTCACCCGATACTTCTGGCAGGCGGGCGCCCTGGAGGTGCTGGGCACCAGGCAGGGGCTGCCGCACCCGTACAGCGGGCACCGCGGATACGGCTACCTGGCGACCCCGCCGGAGGAGCCGGGCCCCGTCCTCTACGTCGGCAGGATGGACGATGAGCTGCGGTCGATGTTCTCCGGCGTCCGGCAGGTGGGCACCGTCGAGGGCAGGATCGGCCTCGGAATCGGCACTCCGATCTGGTTCTGCGAGGGCCGTACCGCGGCCTGGTCCCGGATCTGGCCGCTGCTGAAGCGGGAGGACGCCGCCCGGCGGGCCAGACCGGGCTCCTGA
- a CDS encoding Gfo/Idh/MocA family protein: MISVSTDRLRMGVMGCADIAWRRTLPAMVADADVQVTAVASRDLRKATAFTDRFGGVPLKGYESMLDRPDVDAVYIPLPALLHAEWIERTLESGKHVLVEKPMTDSQAETSRLLALARSRGLVLLENYMFLHHSQHAAVRKLVADGAIGELRGFAAAFTIPPKPEGDIRYQRDVGGGAFLDFGGYPVRAAVHFLGGDLQIIGAVFRHDQKQDVVMSGSVLLCTPQGVPAQLTFGMEHSYRNDYQLSGSTGRILLDRVFTPPETHLPVLRVERQDHREELVLPADHQFANVIGAFVRSVLHGGDVRPQQEGSLQQAALIERIRQVALHFEA, encoded by the coding sequence ATGATCAGTGTCAGCACCGACCGGCTCCGCATGGGAGTCATGGGATGCGCGGACATCGCCTGGCGGCGGACCCTTCCCGCGATGGTGGCCGACGCGGACGTGCAGGTCACCGCAGTCGCCAGCCGTGACCTGCGGAAGGCGACCGCGTTCACCGACCGGTTCGGCGGCGTCCCGCTCAAGGGGTACGAGTCGATGCTGGACCGTCCGGACGTCGACGCCGTCTACATCCCGCTGCCGGCGCTGTTGCACGCGGAGTGGATCGAGCGGACGCTCGAATCCGGCAAGCACGTCCTGGTCGAGAAGCCGATGACCGACAGCCAGGCGGAGACGAGCAGGCTCCTCGCGCTGGCCCGCTCGCGAGGGCTGGTGCTGCTGGAGAACTACATGTTCCTGCACCACTCCCAGCACGCCGCGGTACGCAAGCTGGTCGCCGACGGCGCGATCGGCGAGCTGCGCGGCTTCGCCGCCGCCTTCACCATCCCGCCCAAACCAGAGGGTGACATCCGCTACCAGCGTGATGTCGGCGGCGGCGCCTTCCTGGATTTCGGCGGCTACCCGGTCCGCGCGGCGGTGCACTTCCTCGGCGGGGATCTTCAGATCATCGGCGCCGTCTTTCGGCACGACCAGAAGCAGGACGTGGTGATGTCCGGGAGCGTCCTGCTCTGCACGCCGCAGGGCGTCCCCGCGCAGCTCACCTTCGGTATGGAGCACTCCTACCGGAACGACTACCAGCTCTCGGGCAGCACCGGCCGGATCCTGCTGGACCGGGTGTTCACCCCGCCGGAGACGCACCTTCCGGTGCTGCGGGTCGAGCGCCAGGACCACCGTGAGGAACTGGTCCTGCCGGCCGACCACCAGTTCGCGAACGTGATCGGCGCCTTCGTGCGCTCGGTGCTGCACGGTGGCGACGTCCGGCCGCAGCAGGAGGGAAGCCTGCAGCAGGCGGCCCTGATCGAGCGGATCCGGCAGGTGGCGCTGCACTTCGAGGCCTGA
- a CDS encoding PH domain-containing protein produces the protein MPDTSHAISPEPAREPLRLHPPRHRIEQRSILMWTLNALIWGIFVVGALSVLYVLVPDTRPWLGPVIWIFSAIYAVNVAVMPTWRYLVHRWEINDQAVYALNGWITREWRITPISRIQSVETRRGPLQSVLGLATLKVTTASREGGITIDGLDAGVAKECSRRLTEITQATPGDAT, from the coding sequence ATGCCTGACACATCGCACGCGATCTCTCCCGAACCGGCCCGGGAACCACTCAGGTTGCACCCCCCGAGGCATCGGATCGAGCAGCGGTCGATCCTTATGTGGACGCTCAACGCGCTGATCTGGGGAATATTCGTCGTCGGCGCTCTCAGCGTGCTGTACGTGCTGGTTCCGGATACCCGGCCGTGGCTGGGCCCGGTGATCTGGATTTTCTCGGCGATTTACGCGGTGAACGTGGCGGTCATGCCGACCTGGCGTTATCTGGTGCACCGCTGGGAGATCAACGACCAGGCCGTCTACGCGCTCAACGGCTGGATCACCCGTGAGTGGCGGATCACCCCCATCTCGCGCATCCAATCCGTGGAGACCAGAAGGGGTCCGCTGCAGAGCGTGCTGGGCCTGGCCACGCTCAAGGTGACCACCGCCTCCAGGGAGGGCGGGATCACCATCGACGGGCTGGACGCGGGGGTGGCCAAGGAGTGCTCGCGCCGGCTCACCGAGATCACCCAGGCCACTCCGGGAGATGCCACGTGA
- a CDS encoding NDP-hexose 2,3-dehydratase family protein — MTRLAASRAQTGEAAGAPTRRISAADDGALMSTEEFHDWWADRHRSGRFMVERIPFSRLDDWNFEPDTGNLAHASGRFFTIEGLQVRDGGRETWSQPIINQPEIGILGIVVKEFDGVLHCLMQAKMEPGNINTLQLSPTVQATRSNYTQVHRGAGTRYLECFVGPARGQVLVDVLQSEQGAWFWRKRNRNMVVLMTGDVPVHEDYRWLTLAQIRELTQVDNLVNMDARTVLSCLPVELPEDEDASTGDPFRDALIRSYRYRPDDVGAGEVLSWFTEAKTRCDWTARLVPLAKVGGWERTDDEITDGEGRHFRIIAAEVEAGTREVKRWTQPLLFPRGEGRALFVARPIGGVLHLLVQARPEFGLMDMVEMAPTVQLLPGAGVTEIEDLLLRDVLADATMRYDAVLSEEGGRFYQALTRYQIAEVGEDFSLDVPANFRWMTVRQLTDLLRHGHYLNIEARSLLACMHSLY; from the coding sequence ATGACGCGACTCGCGGCTTCGCGCGCGCAGACCGGGGAGGCGGCCGGTGCGCCGACGCGCCGGATCTCGGCGGCCGACGACGGGGCGCTCATGTCCACCGAGGAGTTCCACGACTGGTGGGCCGACCGGCACCGCAGCGGTCGCTTCATGGTGGAGCGGATCCCCTTCTCCCGGCTGGACGACTGGAACTTCGAGCCGGACACCGGCAACCTGGCGCACGCCAGCGGGCGCTTCTTCACCATCGAGGGCCTGCAGGTCCGCGACGGCGGCCGGGAGACGTGGTCACAGCCGATCATCAACCAGCCGGAGATCGGGATTCTCGGCATCGTGGTGAAGGAGTTCGACGGCGTCCTGCACTGCCTGATGCAGGCGAAGATGGAACCGGGCAACATCAACACGCTGCAACTGTCGCCGACCGTCCAGGCGACCCGGAGCAACTACACCCAGGTGCACCGCGGCGCGGGCACCAGGTACCTGGAGTGCTTCGTCGGACCGGCCCGAGGTCAGGTGCTGGTGGACGTCCTGCAGTCGGAGCAGGGGGCCTGGTTCTGGCGCAAGCGCAACCGCAACATGGTGGTGCTCATGACCGGCGACGTGCCGGTGCACGAGGACTACCGCTGGCTCACCCTGGCCCAGATCCGCGAGCTCACCCAGGTCGACAACCTGGTCAACATGGACGCCCGCACGGTCCTGTCCTGCCTGCCGGTCGAGCTGCCGGAGGATGAGGACGCGTCGACCGGAGACCCGTTCAGGGACGCGCTCATCCGCTCCTACCGGTACCGGCCGGACGACGTCGGCGCCGGCGAGGTGCTGAGCTGGTTCACCGAGGCGAAGACCCGGTGCGACTGGACGGCCCGCCTGGTGCCGCTGGCGAAGGTCGGCGGCTGGGAGCGGACCGACGACGAGATCACCGACGGTGAGGGCCGGCACTTCCGGATCATCGCGGCCGAGGTGGAGGCCGGGACCAGGGAGGTCAAGCGGTGGACCCAGCCGCTGCTGTTCCCCCGCGGGGAGGGGCGCGCGTTGTTCGTCGCGCGACCCATCGGCGGGGTGCTGCACCTGCTGGTCCAGGCCAGGCCGGAGTTCGGCCTGATGGACATGGTGGAGATGGCGCCGACCGTGCAGCTGCTGCCGGGGGCGGGGGTCACGGAGATCGAGGACCTTCTGCTGCGTGACGTCCTGGCCGACGCGACCATGCGCTACGACGCGGTGCTCTCCGAGGAGGGCGGGCGCTTCTACCAGGCCCTGACCCGCTACCAGATCGCCGAGGTCGGCGAGGACTTCTCCCTCGATGTGCCGGCGAACTTCCGCTGGATGACCGTCCGCCAGCTCACGGACCTGCTGCGGCACGGCCACTACCTCAACATCGAGGCCCGCAGCCTGCTCGCCTGCATGCACAGCCTGTACTGA
- the sbnA gene encoding 2,3-diaminopropionate biosynthesis protein SbnA: protein MSAGYEAVDCAPPGRTTPAVNARVGDGVLSAVGATPLVRLTRLFGDSPVRFHAKLESLNPGGSMKDRSAMGMVLGAIERGELIPNRSTIVESSSGNLGIGLAQVCRWFGLRFICVADPKMTAQNLAILAAYGAELDIVREPDNEMGDFLSARIRRVRELVHDIPHAFWPNQYANPLNARAQETIMQEVVRQLDGDVDYLFVATGTCGTIHGCARFVADHGLGTHIVAVDAEGSAIFGEPSCRRLIPGHGAAIRSELYYDGIAHSVARMTDQDCVVGCRRLVGVEAILGGGSSGAVVSAVAQRLAEIPAGANCVLLLPDRGERYLDTIYSDVWVEERFGDIAHLWKEQTSC from the coding sequence GTGAGCGCAGGATATGAGGCCGTCGACTGTGCGCCCCCCGGCCGGACGACTCCGGCGGTGAACGCGCGGGTCGGTGACGGCGTCCTCTCAGCGGTCGGTGCGACCCCCCTGGTGCGGCTGACCCGCCTCTTCGGGGACTCCCCGGTCCGGTTCCACGCCAAGCTGGAGTCGTTGAACCCGGGCGGCAGCATGAAGGACCGGTCCGCCATGGGCATGGTGCTGGGCGCGATCGAACGCGGCGAGCTCATCCCGAACCGGTCGACGATCGTCGAGTCGAGCTCGGGCAACCTCGGCATCGGGCTCGCGCAGGTGTGTCGCTGGTTCGGCCTCCGGTTCATCTGCGTGGCGGATCCGAAGATGACCGCCCAGAACCTGGCGATCCTGGCCGCGTACGGGGCGGAGCTGGACATCGTGCGCGAGCCCGACAACGAGATGGGCGACTTCCTGTCCGCCAGGATCCGGCGCGTCCGCGAACTCGTCCACGACATTCCCCACGCGTTCTGGCCCAACCAGTACGCCAACCCGCTCAACGCCCGCGCCCAGGAAACGATCATGCAGGAGGTCGTCCGGCAGCTCGACGGGGACGTCGACTACCTCTTCGTGGCCACCGGGACCTGCGGCACCATTCACGGGTGCGCCAGGTTCGTCGCGGACCACGGGCTGGGCACGCACATCGTCGCCGTCGACGCGGAGGGCAGCGCCATCTTCGGCGAGCCGTCCTGCCGACGGCTCATCCCGGGACACGGCGCGGCGATTCGTTCGGAGCTGTACTACGACGGCATCGCCCACTCCGTGGCCCGGATGACCGACCAGGACTGCGTGGTCGGCTGCCGGCGGCTGGTCGGCGTCGAGGCGATCCTGGGCGGTGGTTCCTCCGGCGCGGTGGTGAGCGCGGTCGCGCAGCGGCTCGCGGAGATCCCGGCCGGCGCCAACTGCGTCCTGCTGCTGCCCGACCGGGGCGAGCGGTACCTGGACACCATCTACTCCGACGTCTGGGTGGAGGAGAGGTTCGGCGACATCGCCCACCTCTGGAAGGAGCAAACGTCATGCTGA
- the sbnB gene encoding 2,3-diaminopropionate biosynthesis protein SbnB, whose product MLILRRSDVLAVLDDAEDAVCRTVRDAYLAHSRRETSVPHSVFLRFPGNTRDRIIALPAYVGGERPVAAVKWVASFPGNLALGLERASAAILLNSVTDGRPVALLEGAVVSARRTAAGAAVAAATLTADAPADVRSGVALIGCGVINFEILRFLRSQLPELATVTVFDLDTERARAFASRVPDLKVEIAGDVEEALAAHRIVSLATTAGEPHLSTDSCLPGTVVLHVSLRDLTPESILAARNVVDDTDHVCREATSLDLAARLAGNRGFVTAEIGDLLAPGTALPYDAGSVTVFSPFGLGALDAALAAHVMDEAAARGLGIHLPDFSTDPEADPGEVEQRDR is encoded by the coding sequence ATGCTGATCCTCCGCAGGAGCGACGTGCTGGCGGTGCTGGACGACGCCGAGGACGCCGTCTGCCGGACCGTCAGGGACGCCTACCTGGCCCATTCGCGGCGGGAGACCTCGGTGCCGCACTCGGTCTTCCTGCGTTTCCCCGGCAACACGCGTGACCGGATCATCGCGCTGCCCGCCTACGTCGGAGGCGAGCGCCCGGTCGCGGCAGTCAAGTGGGTGGCGTCGTTCCCCGGAAACCTGGCCCTCGGGCTGGAGCGGGCGTCGGCCGCGATCCTGCTCAACTCCGTCACGGACGGACGGCCGGTGGCGCTGCTGGAGGGAGCGGTCGTCTCGGCCAGGCGCACCGCGGCCGGCGCGGCCGTGGCCGCGGCCACGCTCACCGCCGACGCTCCCGCCGACGTCCGGAGCGGGGTCGCGCTGATCGGCTGCGGGGTCATCAACTTCGAGATCCTCCGCTTCCTGCGGTCACAGCTCCCCGAGCTGGCGACGGTCACCGTGTTCGACCTCGACACCGAGCGCGCCCGGGCGTTCGCGTCCCGGGTGCCCGACCTGAAGGTCGAGATCGCCGGCGACGTCGAGGAGGCGCTGGCCGCGCACCGGATCGTCTCCCTCGCCACCACCGCCGGCGAGCCGCACCTGAGCACGGACTCCTGCCTGCCGGGCACCGTCGTGCTGCACGTGTCGCTGCGCGACCTGACCCCGGAGTCGATCCTGGCGGCCAGGAACGTGGTCGACGACACCGACCACGTCTGCCGCGAGGCGACCTCGCTCGACCTGGCCGCGCGGCTGGCCGGGAACCGGGGATTCGTCACCGCCGAGATCGGCGATCTGCTGGCCCCGGGCACCGCGCTGCCCTATGACGCCGGATCCGTGACGGTGTTCTCGCCTTTCGGGCTCGGCGCCCTCGACGCCGCCCTCGCCGCCCATGTCATGGACGAGGCCGCGGCGCGGGGGCTCGGGATCCACCTTCCCGACTTCTCCACGGACCCGGAGGCGGATCCGGGAGAAGTGGAACAACGCGACCGTTGA
- a CDS encoding 4-hydroxyphenylacetate 3-hydroxylase family protein, which yields MTTILPAPAGPLNNVRPMTGAEYLESLRDGREVYIGGERVPDVTTHPAFRNSARSIARLYDALHEPEAADVLRVPTDTGNGGFTHPYFKTARSAADLVASRDAIVAWQRLVYGWMGRTPDYKAGFFGTLEANADFYHPFQDNALRWYKEAQERLLYFNHAIAHPPVDRDRPADRTADVCVHVEEETDSGLIVSGAKVVATGSAITNANFIAHFGLPLRDKRFGLVFTVPTNSPGLKFICRTSYEQAAAAQGSPFDYPLSSRMDENDSIMVFDRVHVPWENVFMYDAGAANSFSAGSGVLERFTFHGCARLAVKLDFIAGCAMKGVEATGVSTFRGVQAQIGEILNWRDLFWGLSDAMAKSPTSWNGGAVQPNLNYAMAYRTFMGVGYPRIKEILQQTLGSGLIYLNSHAADWKNPDVRPYLDRYLRGSRGIQAIDRVKLLKLLWDCVGTEFAGRHELYERSYAGDHEGIRVQTLQSYAASGQAQALKGFAEQCMAEYDLDGWTRPDLIGPEGLPGHAR from the coding sequence ATGACCACCATTTTGCCCGCTCCGGCGGGCCCGCTGAATAATGTTCGGCCGATGACCGGTGCGGAATATCTGGAGTCGTTGCGCGACGGCCGCGAGGTATATATCGGGGGCGAGCGCGTGCCGGACGTTACCACTCACCCGGCCTTCCGTAACAGCGCGCGTTCCATCGCCCGGCTGTACGACGCGCTACACGAACCGGAGGCCGCGGATGTATTGCGGGTGCCGACCGACACGGGAAACGGTGGATTCACCCATCCGTACTTCAAAACGGCCCGTTCCGCGGCCGATCTGGTCGCCTCCCGGGACGCGATCGTCGCCTGGCAACGGCTCGTCTACGGCTGGATGGGCCGCACCCCGGACTACAAGGCCGGCTTCTTCGGCACCCTGGAGGCCAACGCGGACTTCTACCACCCGTTCCAGGACAACGCGCTGCGCTGGTACAAGGAGGCGCAGGAGCGGCTGCTCTACTTCAACCACGCGATCGCGCATCCTCCCGTCGACCGGGACCGGCCGGCCGACCGGACCGCGGACGTGTGCGTCCACGTCGAGGAGGAGACCGACTCCGGCCTGATCGTGTCCGGCGCGAAGGTCGTCGCGACCGGGTCCGCGATCACCAACGCGAATTTCATCGCCCACTTCGGCCTCCCGCTCAGGGACAAGAGGTTCGGCCTGGTCTTCACGGTGCCGACGAACTCTCCCGGCCTGAAGTTCATCTGCCGCACCTCCTACGAGCAGGCGGCGGCGGCGCAGGGCAGCCCCTTCGACTACCCGCTGTCCAGCCGGATGGACGAGAACGACAGCATCATGGTGTTCGACCGGGTGCACGTGCCCTGGGAGAACGTCTTCATGTACGACGCCGGCGCGGCCAACTCCTTCTCCGCCGGATCCGGTGTCCTGGAGCGCTTCACCTTCCACGGCTGCGCGCGGCTGGCCGTCAAGCTGGACTTCATCGCGGGCTGCGCGATGAAGGGCGTGGAGGCGACCGGCGTCTCGACGTTCCGCGGCGTGCAGGCCCAGATCGGCGAGATCCTCAACTGGCGTGACCTGTTCTGGGGGCTGTCCGACGCGATGGCCAAGTCGCCGACCTCGTGGAACGGCGGCGCCGTGCAGCCGAACCTCAACTACGCCATGGCGTACCGCACGTTCATGGGCGTCGGCTATCCCCGCATCAAGGAGATCCTCCAGCAGACCCTCGGCAGCGGCCTGATCTACCTGAACTCGCACGCCGCCGACTGGAAGAACCCCGACGTACGCCCCTACCTGGACCGCTACCTGCGCGGCTCGCGGGGCATCCAGGCCATCGACCGGGTCAAGCTGCTCAAGCTGCTCTGGGACTGCGTCGGCACCGAGTTCGCCGGACGCCACGAACTCTACGAGCGCAGCTACGCCGGTGACCACGAGGGCATCCGGGTGCAGACGCTGCAGTCCTACGCGGCGAGCGGGCAGGCCCAGGCGCTGAAGGGCTTCGCCGAGCAGTGCATGGCCGAGTACGACCTCGACGGGTGGACCCGTCCCGACCTGATCGGCCCCGAGGGCCTGCCCGGCCACGCGCGTTGA
- a CDS encoding dTDP-4-dehydrorhamnose 3,5-epimerase family protein, which produces MFDSMMVTELSVPDAYRLTPTKHDDRRGYFYEAFRSEVISDAIGYPFTVGQANYSSSRRNTLRGIHGTALPPGQAKLVTCVRGAVLDVVVDLRVGSPTYGKYETTLQDEKSGIAVYLADGLGHAFLALTDDACMNYLCSEAYEPGTMLEIDPRDPEIGIPWGLTEPPIMSDKDAGAPTLAEAAAKGLLPTYEDCLAHYAALKAGPQR; this is translated from the coding sequence ATGTTCGACTCGATGATGGTGACCGAGCTGTCGGTGCCGGACGCCTACCGGTTGACGCCGACCAAGCACGACGACCGGCGCGGATACTTCTACGAGGCGTTCCGCTCCGAGGTGATCTCCGATGCGATCGGCTACCCCTTCACCGTCGGCCAGGCCAACTACTCGTCGAGCCGCCGCAACACGCTGCGCGGCATCCACGGCACCGCGCTCCCGCCGGGTCAGGCCAAACTGGTCACCTGCGTGCGCGGCGCGGTGCTGGACGTCGTGGTGGACCTGAGGGTGGGCTCGCCGACGTACGGGAAGTACGAGACGACGCTGCAGGACGAGAAGTCCGGCATCGCGGTCTATCTCGCCGACGGTCTCGGGCACGCCTTCCTGGCGCTGACCGACGACGCCTGCATGAACTACCTGTGCTCGGAGGCGTACGAACCGGGCACGATGCTCGAGATCGATCCACGGGACCCTGAGATCGGTATCCCGTGGGGTCTCACCGAGCCGCCGATCATGTCGGACAAGGACGCGGGCGCGCCCACCCTGGCTGAGGCGGCGGCCAAGGGGCTGCTCCCCACCTACGAGGATTGCCTGGCGCACTACGCGGCGCTGAAGGCCGGTCCGCAGCGCTGA
- a CDS encoding DegT/DnrJ/EryC1/StrS family aminotransferase, with protein sequence MTLFVWGYLPEYEKERDDILDAVDTVFRSGRLVLGPSVQAFEEEFAAYHGVPHCVGVDNGTNAIVLGLRALGVGAGDEVITVSNTAAPTVVAIDAVGATPVFADIDPDTYLMNVEQVAALVTDRTRCIVAVHLYGQCVDMAPLEALAAEHDLPILEDCAQAHGARHHGRIAGSMGQVAAFSFYPTKVLGAYGDGGATMTRDAEVDANLRRLRYYGMESQYYVVSTPGYNSRLDEVQAEILRRKLTRLDDYIARRRVIAARYAEAFAGTDLVTPKTAPGNDHVYYVHVVRHPKRDRILEALKAHGIVLNISYPWPVHTQSGFAHLGYRKGSLPVTETVADEIFSLPMYASLSDIDQERVIDTLRDVLAKV encoded by the coding sequence ATGACCCTTTTCGTGTGGGGTTATTTGCCGGAGTACGAGAAGGAACGCGACGACATCCTCGACGCGGTCGACACGGTGTTCCGTTCGGGCCGACTGGTGCTTGGGCCGAGCGTACAGGCGTTCGAGGAGGAGTTCGCCGCCTACCACGGCGTCCCGCACTGTGTGGGCGTCGACAACGGCACCAACGCGATCGTGCTCGGCCTGCGCGCCCTCGGCGTCGGAGCCGGTGACGAGGTGATCACCGTCTCGAACACGGCCGCCCCGACGGTCGTCGCGATCGACGCGGTCGGCGCGACGCCGGTGTTCGCCGACATCGATCCGGACACCTACCTGATGAACGTCGAGCAGGTGGCCGCCCTCGTCACCGACCGCACGCGATGCATCGTGGCGGTCCACCTGTACGGGCAGTGCGTCGACATGGCGCCGCTGGAGGCGCTCGCCGCCGAGCACGACCTGCCGATCCTGGAGGACTGCGCGCAGGCGCACGGCGCCCGCCACCACGGCCGGATCGCCGGCTCGATGGGGCAGGTCGCGGCGTTCTCCTTCTACCCCACCAAGGTGCTGGGCGCCTACGGCGACGGCGGCGCCACCATGACCCGGGACGCGGAGGTGGACGCGAACCTGCGCCGCCTGCGCTACTACGGGATGGAGAGCCAGTACTACGTCGTCTCCACGCCCGGATACAACAGCCGGCTGGACGAGGTGCAGGCCGAGATCCTGCGCCGCAAGCTGACCCGGCTCGACGACTACATCGCCAGGCGGCGGGTGATCGCGGCCCGCTACGCGGAGGCCTTCGCCGGCACCGACCTGGTGACCCCGAAGACCGCCCCGGGCAACGACCACGTGTACTACGTCCACGTGGTGCGTCACCCGAAGCGGGACAGGATCCTTGAGGCGCTCAAAGCGCACGGCATCGTGTTGAACATCAGCTACCCGTGGCCGGTGCACACCCAGTCGGGCTTCGCGCACCTCGGCTACCGGAAGGGTTCCCTGCCGGTCACCGAGACGGTGGCCGACGAGATCTTCTCCCTGCCCATGTACGCCTCGCTCTCCGACATCGACCAGGAACGGGTCATCGACACGCTCCGCGACGTCCTGGCGAAGGTCTGA
- a CDS encoding MbtH family protein, with product MSADEKYLVVVNHEEQYSVWFADRALPAGWRAEGASGTRQECLDHIERVWTDMRPLSLRLRMADEAR from the coding sequence ATGTCCGCGGACGAGAAGTACCTGGTCGTGGTCAACCACGAGGAGCAGTACTCGGTCTGGTTCGCCGACCGTGCGCTGCCCGCCGGTTGGCGGGCCGAGGGCGCCTCCGGGACCCGGCAGGAGTGCCTGGACCACATCGAGCGGGTCTGGACCGACATGCGCCCGCTCAGCCTGCGGCTGCGCATGGCCGACGAGGCTCGCTGA
- a CDS encoding GNAT family N-acetyltransferase: MLFPYTESRQIELRPAGGKDAAKVYDILFRLGHSGLPVIDRFVDTFGQGLSACFLVHRKDTGEVVGFSTLSELAPAGHLKADVHLAGQPDGIRTDAAALTVNFAFAMWRTRKVYFHATDPGVESLGFAEPYALMVEAEAVLPRHTYFHGQVLDVHVFAIYREAWDVHGVDLLKHIV, from the coding sequence ATGTTGTTTCCGTACACCGAGTCCAGGCAGATCGAGTTGCGGCCCGCGGGCGGCAAGGACGCCGCCAAGGTCTACGACATCCTGTTCCGACTGGGGCACAGCGGTCTGCCGGTGATCGACAGGTTCGTCGACACCTTCGGCCAGGGGTTGTCCGCCTGTTTCCTGGTGCACCGCAAGGACACCGGGGAGGTCGTCGGGTTCAGCACGCTGTCCGAACTCGCCCCGGCGGGCCATCTCAAGGCCGACGTCCACCTGGCCGGCCAGCCGGACGGGATCCGGACGGACGCGGCCGCGCTCACGGTCAACTTCGCCTTCGCGATGTGGCGCACTCGCAAGGTCTACTTCCACGCCACCGATCCCGGCGTCGAGAGCCTGGGGTTCGCCGAGCCGTACGCGCTGATGGTCGAGGCGGAGGCGGTCCTGCCCAGGCACACGTACTTCCACGGCCAGGTGCTGGACGTCCACGTCTTCGCGATCTACCGCGAAGCCTGGGACGTGCATGGAGTTGACCTGCTCAAGCACATCGTCTGA